One Peribacillus simplex NBRC 15720 = DSM 1321 genomic region harbors:
- a CDS encoding FecCD family ABC transporter permease: MDKNSRWRFTITMTIIVCLIVVSSYFSLISGTFDMTIKAVFQTLFRVNPMSDYDLVIFDFRLPRIVIAGLVGLSLGIAGAVIQGVTKNGLADSGILGINAGAGTAIVIFMFFYQGHNASPDWFSIISLPLFGLVGGLLAALLIFLFSWKNGTLDTGRLLLTGIAIGSAFGALSLYLSLKMNSTDFEMATVWLSGTIYDANWKYIASMLPWMIILIPIIKKKAYLLDLYQLEESSIKSLGISVERETIILLLCSIGLVGACVSVSGNIGFVGLMAPHISKHLVGIHHNQVIPVSGAVGALLVILSDFIAKTFFAPAELPVGIVISIIGVPYFLYLLIKAKA; the protein is encoded by the coding sequence ATGGATAAGAATTCACGGTGGCGATTCACCATCACGATGACAATCATTGTATGTTTAATCGTTGTTTCAAGTTATTTTAGCTTAATAAGCGGTACATTCGACATGACCATCAAAGCTGTTTTTCAGACATTATTCAGGGTGAATCCAATGTCCGATTATGATTTGGTCATCTTTGATTTCAGGCTCCCCCGCATTGTAATCGCCGGTTTGGTGGGACTGAGTTTAGGAATTGCAGGAGCCGTCATCCAAGGCGTTACGAAAAATGGATTGGCCGATTCGGGGATCTTGGGTATTAATGCCGGGGCTGGTACGGCCATTGTCATTTTCATGTTTTTCTATCAAGGTCATAATGCTAGTCCGGATTGGTTCTCCATTATAAGCTTACCGTTGTTCGGGTTGGTTGGCGGTCTTTTGGCCGCCCTATTGATTTTCCTTTTTTCGTGGAAAAATGGGACACTCGATACGGGCAGGCTTTTATTGACCGGTATCGCCATTGGCTCAGCTTTTGGAGCCCTTTCCTTATATTTATCATTAAAAATGAATTCCACGGATTTCGAAATGGCAACGGTTTGGCTCTCAGGAACGATCTATGATGCTAATTGGAAATACATCGCTTCCATGCTACCTTGGATGATAATCTTGATCCCCATTATTAAGAAAAAAGCGTATTTACTGGATTTGTATCAATTGGAAGAATCGAGTATAAAAAGTTTGGGGATTTCAGTGGAAAGGGAAACAATCATCCTCTTGCTCTGCAGTATCGGGTTAGTGGGCGCCTGTGTTTCCGTCTCGGGCAATATTGGATTTGTAGGTTTAATGGCTCCCCACATATCCAAGCATCTTGTAGGAATCCATCACAATCAAGTCATCCCCGTATCCGGGGCAGTCGGCGCATTACTGGTCATCCTATCCGACTTTATCGCAAAAACCTTTTTTGCACCCGCTGAATTACCAGTTGGGATAGTCATTTCAATTATTGGTGTACCATATTTTCTCTATTTATTAATTAAAGCAAAAGCATAG
- a CDS encoding ABC transporter ATP-binding protein — protein sequence MSILRMENLETNYEKFTVFKDLNLEIKKGLVTTIIGPNGCGKSTLLKTIGRILKQKSGSVYLQGQELHKIHTKQIAKHLALLPQNPVAPAQLKVEELISYGRYPHRNNVNKLTKEDKETIEWAMDITKTLSFRNRQIANLSGGQRQKVWLAMALAQQTEILLLDEPTTYLDMAHQLEVLQIVERLNREQKKTIVMVLHDINHASRFSHEIITMKEGEIIKIGTPGEIITPAVLEEVFRIQARVMIDPANGAPVCFGYDNLSQQEVYKEAVLSN from the coding sequence GTGAGTATTCTCCGTATGGAAAATCTGGAAACGAATTACGAGAAATTCACGGTATTCAAAGACTTGAATTTAGAAATAAAAAAGGGGCTGGTCACGACCATCATTGGTCCGAATGGATGTGGTAAATCCACATTACTGAAAACGATAGGCCGTATTCTAAAACAAAAGAGCGGAAGCGTTTATTTACAAGGTCAGGAATTACATAAAATCCATACCAAACAGATTGCCAAGCACTTGGCATTACTTCCCCAAAACCCGGTTGCACCAGCCCAATTGAAGGTAGAGGAACTTATTTCATATGGAAGGTATCCGCACCGCAATAATGTAAATAAACTAACTAAAGAAGATAAAGAAACGATTGAATGGGCCATGGATATCACAAAAACCCTTTCATTTCGAAACCGGCAGATCGCAAATCTTTCCGGTGGTCAAAGACAAAAAGTTTGGCTAGCAATGGCTTTAGCACAGCAAACGGAGATTTTATTACTAGATGAACCTACCACCTACCTTGATATGGCTCATCAACTAGAAGTTTTACAAATTGTTGAGAGGCTTAACAGGGAACAAAAAAAAACCATCGTGATGGTATTGCATGATATCAACCATGCGTCTCGGTTTTCACATGAAATCATAACGATGAAGGAAGGAGAAATCATTAAAATCGGTACCCCGGGCGAAATCATTACACCTGCCGTTTTAGAAGAAGTCTTTCGTATTCAGGCAAGGGTGATGATAGATCCTGCCAATGGGGCTCCCGTTTGTTTTGGTTATGACAATTTATCACAGCAAGAAGTATATAAAGAAGCTGTTTTATCCAATTAA